Proteins found in one Phaenicophaeus curvirostris isolate KB17595 chromosome 35, BPBGC_Pcur_1.0, whole genome shotgun sequence genomic segment:
- the LOC138732677 gene encoding olfactory receptor 14J1-like, with the protein MTVEKYRDATAKGMLLDTRELQLLHFWLFLGIYLAVLLSNGLIITTIACDHHLHTPMYFFLLNLALPDIGSLCTTVPKSIANSLWDTRAISYSGCVAQVFFVLFLLSAEYYLLTDMSYDRCVAICKPLHYGTLLGSRACVHMAAAAWGTGFLAALLHTANTFSLPLCQGNAVEQFFCEIPQILKLSCSHSYLWEVQ; encoded by the exons ATGACCgtggagaaatacagagatgctACAGCCAAGGGAATGCTTCtgg acacacgggagctgcagctcctgcacttctggctcttcctgggcatctacctggctgtcCTCCTgagcaacggcctcatcatcaccaccatcgcctgcgaccaccacctccacacccccatgtacttcttcctcctcaacctcgccctcccCGATATTGGTTCCCTCTGCACCACTGTCCCTAAATCCATAGCCAactccctctgggacaccagggccatctcctactcaggatgtgttgcccaggtcttctttgtgttgttcttgttgAGTGCAGAATATTATCTTCTCACGGACATGTCCTACGACCGCtgcgttgccatctgcaaacccctgcactacgggaccctcctgggcagcagagcttgtgtccacatggcagcagctgcctggggcactgggtttctcgctgctctgctgcacacggccaatacattttccctgcccctgtgccagggcaatgctgtggagcagttcttctgtgaaatcccgcagattctcaagctctcctgctcacactcctacctcTGGGAAGTTCAGTAA